The Bombus huntii isolate Logan2020A chromosome 1, iyBomHunt1.1, whole genome shotgun sequence genome contains a region encoding:
- the LOC126871866 gene encoding E3 ubiquitin-protein ligase LRSAM1-like isoform X1, translating to MMSLPLGSKVNVDYKARLEHKLYLARENPEPIFDVSECALKHVPSGIYSLCRVFRKKVLWMYSNKLTSLSGGGALSDLSLLVVLDIRDNEFTHLPSDIMCLASLKELYLQDNNIRKLPNEIVHLSKLNILNVAKNKLKQLPEAMGNLKQLSMLDISHNKLHKLPKSLGYAQQLAELNIDGLNLLYPPQDILNGGTKVIIAFLANESGIKYSPEEPDSETDISRNISFEDMQGVYQNKNNDVQAALQKLEKMKEHRQNALLEVEKNIKQQQEYEMEMQTMLKKHRKKLLQDLALQQTQLQYELQKVQQERDSNRARLLSYIYNAEKEADNVIKEFLRNSEEERQTQAELLEKEKQEEMQLLSSCHTEQFMFRTKDTLLSMEKLLEEELHRTRKLEEHSKYRDCAAQSLLTLEVRNNDHLAQIMQDQAEKRQDLIDTLRQDEVLQKAAVAALLERSDARCWSIVQQVNLVQSQLAALTNIELERRKLEINQQLNEIAEKRVALSAILMNLLEQQKSRRDQLLETINSIEQQRCITNSRRQSQFWLMQYQSLMETRPQGLLEMLEPTLVRHVAIAGALHCLPFLASLPSLLPDLSDEQLKAIGIHCENDRTAIKLAVENYLAELKLNEFRTPIIPSAPSEEACTSSNYQEYNDTQSINTAECVICLDLQCEVIFLPCGHLCCCSGCANMISSNCPMCRSVIDHKIHIVKP from the exons ATGATGTCTCTACCGCTTGGGAGCAAGGTTAATGTCGATTACAAAGCACGACTAGAACACAAGTTATACCTG gCTAGAGAAAACCCAGAACCAATATTCGATGTGTCTGAATGTGCTTTAAAACATGTACCCTCTGGTATTTATTCACTGTGTAGAGTATTCAGAAAGAAGGTGCTATGGATGTATAGTAACAAGCTGACTTCACTTTCGGGTGGAGGTGCCTTAAGCGATTTATCATTACTCGTTGTATTAGATATTCGTGATAATGAATTTACTCATTTACCATCAGACATAATGTGTCTTGCTTCTCTCAAG GAACTCTATTTACAAGACAACAATATTCGAAAACTGCCAAACGAAATAGTACATTTAagtaaattaaacattttgaaTGTGGcaaaaaacaaattgaaacaATTGCCAGAAGCAATGGGAAATTTAAAGCAGCTTAGCATGTTAGATATTAGTCATAATAAACTTCATAAACTCCCTAAATCTTTGGGTTATGCACAACAATTAGCAGAGTTAAATATTGATGGGTTAAACTTATTGTATCCACCTCAAGATATTTTAAATGGAGGCACAAAAGTAATTATAGCATTTCTAGCAAATGAAAGTGGCATTAAATATTCACCAGAAGAGCCTGATTCTGAAACAGATATATCAAGAAATATAAGTTTTGAAGATATGCAAGGGGTATatcagaataaaaataatgatgTACAG GCTGCATTACAGAAGCTAGAAAAAATGAAG GAGCATCGCCAAAATGCATTATTAGAAGTTGAAAAGAACATCAAGCAACAACAAGAATATGAAATGGAGATGCAGACAATGTTAAAAAAACACAGAAAGAAG CTTTTGCAAGATCTTGCTTTACAGCAAACTCAGTTACAATACGAATTACAAAAAGTACAACAAGAAAGAGATTCTAACAGAGCACGCTTACtttcttatatttataatg CTGAAAAAGAAGCAGATAATgttattaaagaatttttaagaaacagCGAAGAAGAAAGGCAAACTCAAGCTGAATtattagaaaaggaaaaacaagaagaaatGCAACTATTATCTTCTTGTCATACAGAACAATTTATGTTCCGTACAAAGGATACTCTTC tttctatGGAGAAATTACTTGAAGAAGAACTTCACAGAACTAGAAAGTTAGAAGAACATAGTAAATATAGAGATTGTGCTGCACAATCTTTACTCACACT agAAGTAAGGAATAATGATCATTTAGCACAAATAATGCAAGATCAAGCGGAAAAAAGACAAGATTTAATTGACACATTAAGACAAGATGAAGTTTTGCAAAAGGCTGCTGTTGCAGCACTATTAGAACGTAGCGATGCACGTTGTTGGAGTATCGTGCAACAAGTCAATTTGGTACAATCGCAATTAGCTGCACTTACGAACATTGAACTAGAGAGgcgaaaattagaaattaaccAGCAACTT aatGAAATAGCTGAAAAAAGAGTAGCCTTGAGTGCTATTCTAATGAACTTATTAGAACAGCAGAAAAGCAGAAGAGATCAGCTTCTGGAAACAATTAATAGCATAGAACAACAACGTTGTATTACT AATTCTAGAAGACAAAGTCAATTTTGGTTAATGCAATATCAGTCTTTAATGGAAACACGTCCTCAGGGTTTATTAGAAATGTTAGAGCCAACGTTAGTGCGACATGTTGCAATAGCAGGTGCATTACATTGTTTGCCATTTCTAGCTTCTTTGCCATCATTACTTCCAGATCTTAGTGATGAACAATTGAAAGCT ATTGGAATACACTGTGAAAATGATCGCACTGCTATAAAACTTGCAGTTGAAAATTACTTGGCAGAATTAAAACTCAACGAATTTAGAACACCCATAATACCTTCTGCACCATCAGAAGAAGCTTGTACAAGTTCTAATTATCAAGAATACAATGATACTCAGAGCATCAATACTGCCGAATGTGTAATTTGCCTTGATTTACAA TGTGAAGTAATTTTTCTACCATGTGGGCACCTTTGTTGCTGTTCAGGTTGTGCAAATATGATTTCGTCAAATTGTCCAATGTGTAGAAGTGTGATAGATCATAAAATTCACATTGTAAAGCcttaa
- the LOC126871866 gene encoding E3 ubiquitin-protein ligase LRSAM1-like isoform X2, translated as MMSLPLGSKVNVDYKARLEHKLYLARENPEPIFDVSECALKHVPSGIYSLCRVFRKKVLWMYSNKLTSLSGGGALSDLSLLVVLDIRDNEFTHLPSDIMCLASLKELYLQDNNIRKLPNEIVHLSKLNILNVAKNKLKQLPEAMGNLKQLSMLDISHNKLHKLPKSLGYAQQLAELNIDGLNLLYPPQDILNGGTKVIIAFLANESGIKYSPEEPDSETDISRNISFEDMQGVYQNKNNDVQEHRQNALLEVEKNIKQQQEYEMEMQTMLKKHRKKLLQDLALQQTQLQYELQKVQQERDSNRARLLSYIYNAEKEADNVIKEFLRNSEEERQTQAELLEKEKQEEMQLLSSCHTEQFMFRTKDTLLSMEKLLEEELHRTRKLEEHSKYRDCAAQSLLTLEVRNNDHLAQIMQDQAEKRQDLIDTLRQDEVLQKAAVAALLERSDARCWSIVQQVNLVQSQLAALTNIELERRKLEINQQLNEIAEKRVALSAILMNLLEQQKSRRDQLLETINSIEQQRCITNSRRQSQFWLMQYQSLMETRPQGLLEMLEPTLVRHVAIAGALHCLPFLASLPSLLPDLSDEQLKAIGIHCENDRTAIKLAVENYLAELKLNEFRTPIIPSAPSEEACTSSNYQEYNDTQSINTAECVICLDLQCEVIFLPCGHLCCCSGCANMISSNCPMCRSVIDHKIHIVKP; from the exons ATGATGTCTCTACCGCTTGGGAGCAAGGTTAATGTCGATTACAAAGCACGACTAGAACACAAGTTATACCTG gCTAGAGAAAACCCAGAACCAATATTCGATGTGTCTGAATGTGCTTTAAAACATGTACCCTCTGGTATTTATTCACTGTGTAGAGTATTCAGAAAGAAGGTGCTATGGATGTATAGTAACAAGCTGACTTCACTTTCGGGTGGAGGTGCCTTAAGCGATTTATCATTACTCGTTGTATTAGATATTCGTGATAATGAATTTACTCATTTACCATCAGACATAATGTGTCTTGCTTCTCTCAAG GAACTCTATTTACAAGACAACAATATTCGAAAACTGCCAAACGAAATAGTACATTTAagtaaattaaacattttgaaTGTGGcaaaaaacaaattgaaacaATTGCCAGAAGCAATGGGAAATTTAAAGCAGCTTAGCATGTTAGATATTAGTCATAATAAACTTCATAAACTCCCTAAATCTTTGGGTTATGCACAACAATTAGCAGAGTTAAATATTGATGGGTTAAACTTATTGTATCCACCTCAAGATATTTTAAATGGAGGCACAAAAGTAATTATAGCATTTCTAGCAAATGAAAGTGGCATTAAATATTCACCAGAAGAGCCTGATTCTGAAACAGATATATCAAGAAATATAAGTTTTGAAGATATGCAAGGGGTATatcagaataaaaataatgatgTACAG GAGCATCGCCAAAATGCATTATTAGAAGTTGAAAAGAACATCAAGCAACAACAAGAATATGAAATGGAGATGCAGACAATGTTAAAAAAACACAGAAAGAAG CTTTTGCAAGATCTTGCTTTACAGCAAACTCAGTTACAATACGAATTACAAAAAGTACAACAAGAAAGAGATTCTAACAGAGCACGCTTACtttcttatatttataatg CTGAAAAAGAAGCAGATAATgttattaaagaatttttaagaaacagCGAAGAAGAAAGGCAAACTCAAGCTGAATtattagaaaaggaaaaacaagaagaaatGCAACTATTATCTTCTTGTCATACAGAACAATTTATGTTCCGTACAAAGGATACTCTTC tttctatGGAGAAATTACTTGAAGAAGAACTTCACAGAACTAGAAAGTTAGAAGAACATAGTAAATATAGAGATTGTGCTGCACAATCTTTACTCACACT agAAGTAAGGAATAATGATCATTTAGCACAAATAATGCAAGATCAAGCGGAAAAAAGACAAGATTTAATTGACACATTAAGACAAGATGAAGTTTTGCAAAAGGCTGCTGTTGCAGCACTATTAGAACGTAGCGATGCACGTTGTTGGAGTATCGTGCAACAAGTCAATTTGGTACAATCGCAATTAGCTGCACTTACGAACATTGAACTAGAGAGgcgaaaattagaaattaaccAGCAACTT aatGAAATAGCTGAAAAAAGAGTAGCCTTGAGTGCTATTCTAATGAACTTATTAGAACAGCAGAAAAGCAGAAGAGATCAGCTTCTGGAAACAATTAATAGCATAGAACAACAACGTTGTATTACT AATTCTAGAAGACAAAGTCAATTTTGGTTAATGCAATATCAGTCTTTAATGGAAACACGTCCTCAGGGTTTATTAGAAATGTTAGAGCCAACGTTAGTGCGACATGTTGCAATAGCAGGTGCATTACATTGTTTGCCATTTCTAGCTTCTTTGCCATCATTACTTCCAGATCTTAGTGATGAACAATTGAAAGCT ATTGGAATACACTGTGAAAATGATCGCACTGCTATAAAACTTGCAGTTGAAAATTACTTGGCAGAATTAAAACTCAACGAATTTAGAACACCCATAATACCTTCTGCACCATCAGAAGAAGCTTGTACAAGTTCTAATTATCAAGAATACAATGATACTCAGAGCATCAATACTGCCGAATGTGTAATTTGCCTTGATTTACAA TGTGAAGTAATTTTTCTACCATGTGGGCACCTTTGTTGCTGTTCAGGTTGTGCAAATATGATTTCGTCAAATTGTCCAATGTGTAGAAGTGTGATAGATCATAAAATTCACATTGTAAAGCcttaa
- the LOC126872288 gene encoding gamma-soluble NSF attachment protein-like has product MSKIEEGNAHIRQAEKSLKTSLLKWRPDFEVAADEYTSAATCFKIAKSYQQCKECLMKAADCYKENRSWFHAAKSIEHAVLICKEMGNLAEAPKLAHSACSLYQMHGSPDAGAAVLDKAGKMIEATQPQEALELFKRAANIVMAEDSPRQAAEYMSKVARLLVKLQMYDEAADAIRREIGMHQQIDHAPSVGRLTVALVLVQLARADQVAAEKAFKEWGNYCEAPEVNTLEMLLQAYDNEDADAARAALNNPFIKHMDVEYAKLARSIPLPQQQYAIPPPGVRANAAESYTSPNASKLVEETTSEVQNMSIKESKDTTTTSSEDTIEKEEAQAAPSKNKGNEEEDDEEYEGLC; this is encoded by the exons ATGTCAAAAATCGAAGAAGGAAATGCTCATATACGACAAGCTGAGAAAAG CTTAAAAACATCACTGTTAAAATGGAGACCTGATTTCGAAGTTGCGGCCGACGAATATACAAGTGCag cAACTTGCTTTAAAATAGCGAAATCTTATCAACAATGTAAAGAATGCTTAATGAAAGCTGCTGATTGTTACAAAGAAAATAGATC ATGGTTTCATGCTGCAAA GAGTATTGAACATGCTGTATTAATTTGCAAAGAAATGGGAAATCTTGCAGAAGCACCAAAACTAGCACATAGTGCTTGTTCTTTGTATCAAATGCATGGGTCACCTGACGCAGGTGCAGCTGTACTTGATAAAGCAGGCAAAATGATAGAGGCCACTCAACCACAAGAAGCACtagaattatttaaacgaGCTGCTAATATTGTTATG GCTGAAGATAGTCCACGTCAGGCTGCAGAATACATGAGCAAAGTGGCAAGATTATTAGTAAAACTACAAATGTATGATGAAGCAGCAGATGCAATTCGGAGAGAAATTGGAATGCATCAACAGATAGATCATGCACCCTCTGTTGGTAGATTAACAGTAGCATTAGTGTTAGTACAGTTAGCTCGAGCTGATCAGGTAGCAGCTGAGAAAGCTTTCAAAGAATGGGGAAACTACTGTGAAGCTCCTGAG GTTAATACATTAGAAATGTTACTACAAGCATATGATAATGAAGATGCAGATGCTGCAAGAGCAGCATTAAATAATCCTTTCATTAAACACATGGATGTTGAATATGCTAAACTCGCTAGAAGTATACCTCTACCACAGCAACAATATGCAATACCTCCTCCAGGAGTAAGAGCAAATGCAGCAGAATCATATACATCTCCTAATGCCTCAAAATTGGTGGAAGAAACTACTAGTGAAGTTCAA AACATGAGTATTAAAGAATCTAAAGATACTACCACAACGTCATCTGAAGATACTATTGAGAAAGAAGAGGCACAAGCAGCACCTTCGAAAAACAAAGGaaatgaagaagaagatgacGAAGAATATGAAGGATTATGTTGA
- the LOC126871746 gene encoding DNA polymerase epsilon subunit 3 isoform X12: MAERLEDLNLPNAVVTRIIKEALPEGVTIAKDARTAVAKASSIFILYLTSSANIIAKKGNRKTISGQDVIQAMNDIEFEQFVDPLQESLENFRKAQKEKKDATSKKKQQKKDEDDIIEEEDGGREVMVF; encoded by the coding sequence ATGGCAGAAAGGCTTGAAGATCTTAATTTACCAAATGCAGTTGTAAcaagaattataaaagaagCATTACCAGAAGGAGTTACAATTGCTAAAGATGCTAGAACTGCAGTGGCAAAAGCATcttcaatatttatattgtatttgaCATCATCTGCAAACATAATAGCTAAGAAAGGAAATCGTAAAACAATAAGCGGTCAGGATGTTATTCAAGCAATGAATGATATTGAGTTTGAGCAGTTTGTTGACCCACTGCAAGAATCATTAGAGAATTTCCGTAAAgcacaaaaagaaaaaaaagatgcaacatctaaaaaaaaacaacAGAAAAAGGATGAAGATGATATTATAGAAGAGGAGGATGGAGGAAGAGAAGTTATGGTTTTTTGA